The Lolium rigidum isolate FL_2022 chromosome 1, APGP_CSIRO_Lrig_0.1, whole genome shotgun sequence region TCATGAACACTGCTATAATTtttataaagttcatcaaattttagAAAACTTGAattagaacagaacagaaaaatagtGTTATTTCTGGATGGAGGGAGTTCTTGAGGTTTTTTTAGGCCAACTCATGTAGTAGCACCGTAGTTCACATTGAGGTGTGTACTCGGTTttagtgaacaaaacatgtaaccAAGCCGCATAGTGGTTTCTCTTTTTTTCCAACTCCCTTGTCGCCTCCGCTAGCAACCTTCGAAAGCCAAACAAAAGACTTCACTAATTATTTCCGCATCCAAGCCATCCCCAAACAAAATTCTTCACTAATTGGTCCAAAGTTGGGGGGACGTGGCCCCCTGACATACGCTTAGCTCTGCCCCTAGTATGGAGTCAACTTTGTACCAAGCCCTGCACCCAAGTTAAAGGTGTTAGAATACATATAGGACTTAGAGGTAGACTAGCTAGAACTCTAGAGATCATTTTGTAATTCTATATATACCTACGAGGATCAGCATAATCAACAAGAAAAAATACTAGGATTCTACAAATTTGACATGGTACGAGAGCGGTTAGTCAAACGACATCGAAATTAGGGTTTCTCACCCCACTTCCGCATcgtgcgccgcccccggggatccATCTCTTCTCATCTGGGGAGATGACACGTGGCCTTGGATCAAATATCCAATTTAGAAACCGAATAAATCCATAAATCAACGACCCAAAATCCTCTTACGAAATTAGTGCAATAAATCGGCTCTAACCAAAACCGAGATGTGCACGTCACTGAGCTAGACTACatagagccaaacaacactaaatTGTACGACTATGGCTAGCAACGAGCCTAGATCGTCGCCAAGCCATTGAGGAGAAGTGACACCAACATCATACACAGGTAATTAAGTCGGTGTGGAGCACGACTATGTTGACTTCTCCAACAGTAAAGGCATAAACATCATCATCGATGCATTCAAGAGACATACATTTATATGCCTATTGCTACATCATCACCAGCACTACATCGCCAAGGTATACTTCAACATGGTCTTCATCAACATCTTCGTCAACACCACCGCCGCTCCGCTACATCGTCCACATGATGGACATACATCTCCAACGGCCTCTGATAGTACTACTGCAAGGAGACACGATACCGACGACGGCATCGACCGCTACCAATGGCTAAGACTGCACATACAAACCAGCATCACTATTTATGATGACCGCTAGAACTGTGTACACGGTCCTGGTAAAATTGTTGTGTGCTTGGTTGGCTTCCTCCAGTTTTGGAAAAATTGGTGGTCTCACTTATGACCGCGTCCTCTAACATTCGGGCTTGGAAACCACACTCTGATATCCGCAATGTCCCTTTTCCATAGTTGCGGCCTCGTCTAAATAAAAAGATAGATAGAGTACGATTCTGAAGATCATCTTGTACTCCGAATCTGTCTCTACTTCTATATATATAGATATGAATATtatcataataaaaataaaataaatattagAGTTCTACAACTTTAACAAAAGGTACCACCCGGGCAATATACATGGACAAAAAATGCTCCCAAACTCTTGTCACACGGGTGGATATTGGTGGACACCCTGATTGATGCATATTATTGTATCCCTAACTACTCCCCCGTTCCACAAAATAGGGCGTCTATATTTTGGGCAAAAATCAAACGTGTTGTATCTTTGAGAAAATAGTTTTGAGGAAAATATTAAGGCTTGTGTTTCCATAGACCCTCTAATTTTAAAATAGTGTAAATTTTTGAAGAGGTatcgtagtactccctccgtcccaaaatataaggcgtctacggattagttaaaagtcaatgtttttaaagtttgaccaagtttatacacaaaaatataaatatttaatcTCAGTCATCTTATTCCTAATCACGAACATGTATCGTTTAATCTGAGCCATTCTTGTGTTTCATTTAGAAAGGCACCTCTTCAAAGGTTTACACTGTTTGAGATTTGGGGGTCTATGAAAACACAagtcaaatataaatatttataaTACCAAAGCAACATCATTAGATTCATCATAGGATATAATTTCATAGGGTGTTTGTTAAACATTTTAGATGTTTTGGCCTATAACACTGGACAAGCATACATGTGCGCAATTCTTAAATCTCCACATACACACACGAAGAACCAACCGACCATCCATCCATCCCGTGTTTATTTCATGGTCATGCATAAAATCCAAAACATAACATAAAATTAGCTCAAAAGCCATAGATACGACGAATGACACACAAAAATTCAGAGCCTCTGCCGGTGCATCCAGAAATTTGCTGCACGTCCCGATCGATCCTTAATGTCCTCTTGCTGTACGTGAGAGCGTATGGCGTGGCCGTGTCGGGCCGGCCTCTGATTTTCCATCAAGACGCTGGTCGCTACAGAGGCGCCGAGACCCCTGTCTCCCCACCCCTCTGGCGCCAACTCACGCGCATTACAACGTTCTGCCAAGCTCCTCCTCCAATTCGCCGAACCATCCATCCGGCAAGCAAAGCTTATCGTGGAACCCCTATATAAACCCACTCACGCCCTTCTCATTCCACTCACACAACACAAGCTTCCGATCGAGCTAGATCTCTACTCATCTTCTTCTAGTTGTTTTCTTGTTCCTAGCTAGTTGGGTACGGTAAGAAGTGATGGCTCGCATGGCCGTGTCGGTGCTGGCGATCCTGCTGGCGTCTTGTGCCGTTGCGGCGGCGGCAAGCTTCGACAAGGAGTTCGACATCACGTGGGGCGACGGCCGTGGAAAGATCCTGAACAATGGGCAGCTCCTGACGCTGGGGCTGGACAAGACCTCCGGCTCCGGGTTCCAGTCCAAGCACGAGTACCTCTTCGGCAAGATCGACATGCAGCTCAAGCTCGTCGCAGGCAACTCCGCCGGCACCGTCACCGCATACTACGTAAGCGCCCACGCAAGCTCCCATTGATTTCTCTGCTTCTCTCGATCTGGGATTACACTTTTGGTTGATTGATTGATCTGTGTGCCTAATTCGGTTCGGTGTGTATATGCAGCTGTCGTCGATGGGGGCGACGCACGACGAGATCGACTTCGAGTTTCTGGGCAACGAGACTGGTGAGCCGTACACGCTGCACACCAACGTGTTCACGCAGGGACAGGGCCAGCGGGAGCAGCAGTTCCGCCTCTGGTTCGATCCCACCAAGGACTTCCACACATACTCCATCCTCTGGAATCCCAAGCACATCATGTAAGCTTTTTAGCTCATCGCCGGTCAGAGCTATAGCTTCCCCAACCCGATAGTGGACTGATCCATTTGTAAATGCAGCTTGATGGTGGACGACATGCCGATCAGGGACTTCAGGAACCTGGAGGGGAAGGGGATCGCCTTCCCCAAGAACCAGCCCATGCGGCTCTACTCCAGCCTCTGGAACGCCGACGACTGGGCCACGCAGGGCGGCCGCGTCAAGACGGACTGGTCCCACGCACCATTCTCCGCTTCCTACCGCGCCTTCAAGGCCGACGCCTGCGTCATCGTCGCCGGCGGCCGCACGCGCTGCGGCGCCTCCATCGGCAAGGAAGCCGCCCCAGGCGGTACCGCCGGTGCTGGGGCCGGCGAGTGGTACAACCAGGAACTGGACTTGACGCGGCAACAACGCATGCGGTGGGTGCAGAGCAACTACATGATCTACAACTACTGCACCGACCCGAAGCGCGTCGCCCAGGGCCTCCCCGCCGAGTGCTCCATGTAGTCCTGGCCGGCCGGAGAAAGGGAAGAAAGGTGGCGTCTGTATAGATCTCTGAAATAATAAATAAGGAAAGGTGATGGGAAAAATGTGTATTGTAGCCGGTGGTGGTTGGTAGATTCTCCAGTTTGTTCTTTGTCACGCCAAGTTCGTGTGATCTTGATCGTGCTCACGCTCGACTCGATTCGTGTGTAATACATGCATACTCCTGCTGTTCTTCGTGTGTTTTCCTACTCTGCAACAGCGTTATGGATTATTCGTGGTACGTATACAGTGTGTTGAATGATCTAATCCTGACCACAAGTTGCTCTTCATCGATGATACTCCTATATAATCTGCTACAAACGTTGTAGATCACTCGGGTCCAGTGAATATAGATTGCTGGGATAGAGAGGCAGATAACCGGCTGGGCATGCGTACAAATGCGAGAGGCGGTCACAGGATACCGTGCAAGACGATCCGTTCAGGTACAGCTAGCTACATCTGCACTGCACGCTCTTCTCCCGTTCGCTGCTACGTTAGCCAAAAGTGAAAGGCGTGTCCACCCTGAGCTCGGACTTCGGACAGGTGGTCTGGCCGCGCCGACAAATTATGACCGCCATGAAATTGAAATTCAATTTCCGGCTACCACTTACCAAAATAACATAAACATCGTTGTCAACATAGATCAAAAAATGGATCCagctcaaaaaataaaaatagatcaaATGGATGGTGGTGGCACCTCCATCAGTTTCGGCTCTTTCATCACCAGCGGTGCTGAAGTTGGTATTGGCGTCAATGCGGTCGTTGATGCTTGGGCAACCGTCACCTCCTTGCCGATGTGTACTCAATACATCATGTACCACGCCTTTGCCAACAGATACATGCCCAACAAGTCCACCACCaagatgatgcagaagccggggtcgacccccatttcgaaaaaaagcttTGCCAATAAAATGTGCGACAACTCGTTCATCGCGTTGATCATGCTAGCTTGGGCTTCCAACTTGGTGTCTtcaaccttttctttctcaaaCTCGTACGCCAATCTTGCTTTTTGAACATTGTCTTCCACCATGCGTCGGTCCTTTCATCCCTCAGTTTTGTGTCGGAGGATGCAAAGGCCatcatgtaggataacgttgcatagaaaacaaaaaatttcctaccgcgaacacgcaatccaagccaagatgcaatctagaagacggtagcaacgagggggtatcgagtctcacccttgaagagattccaaagcctacaagaggaggctcttgttgctgcggtagacgttcacttgccgcttgcaaaagcgcgtagaagatcttgatcacgatcggttccggcgccacgaacgggcagcacctccgtactcggtcacacgttcggttgttgatgaagacgacgtccacctccccgttccagcgggcggcggaagtagtagctcctcttgaatccgacagcacgacggcgtggtgtcggtggtggtggagaagtccggcggagcttcgctaagcgtgcgggaagtggaggagcggggcggctagggtttggggagagggggtggtcggccactcaagggggtcggccaggctgtggtcttttggttggccggccccctccccttggcccctcattatataggtggaaccccaagaggtggtgtccaagtcttcgaataagacccgaaccaaaaaccttccataggaggggaaacctagccaagctaggactcccaccaaggtgggagttccacctcccatgtggggggtggccggcccctaaggggagtccacttgggactcctcccccgctagggttggccggccatggaggtggagtcccatgtggactccaccttccttggtggtttcttccggacttttctagaaccttctagaaccttccatagaaccttccgcgacattttattcacataaaatgacatcctatatatgaatcttattctccggaccattccggaactcctcgtgatgtccgggatcacatccgggacttcgaacaaatattccaactccattccatattcaagaactaccatttcaacatccaactttaagtgtgtcaccctacggttcgagaactatgcggacatggttgagtactcactccgaccaataaccaatagcgggatctggagatccataatggctcccacatattcaacgatgactttagtgatcgaatgaaccattcacatacaataccaattccctttgtctcgcgatattttacttgtccgaggtttgatcttcggtatcactctataccttgttcaacctcgtctccgacaagtactctttactcgtaccgtggtatgtggtctcttatgaactcattcatatgcttgcaagacattagacgacattccaccgagtgggcccagagtatatctatccgtcatcgggatggacaaatcccactgttgatccatatgcctcaactcatactttccggatacttaatcccacctttatagccacccatttacgcagtggtgtttggtgtaatcaaagtacctttccggtataagtgatttacatgatctcatggtcataaggactaggtaactatgtatcgaaagcttatagcaaataacttaatgacgagatcttatgctacgcttaattgggtgtgtccattacatcattcatataatgatataaccttgttattaataacatccaatgttcatgattatgaaactaatcatccattaatcaacaagctagtttaagaggcatactagggacttcttgttgtctacatatcacacatgtactaatgtttcggttaatacaattatagcatgatatataaacatttatcataaacataaagatataaataataaccactttattattgcctctagggcatatctccttcgagtctccca contains the following coding sequences:
- the LOC124703007 gene encoding probable xyloglucan endotransglucosylase/hydrolase protein 23, with the translated sequence MARMAVSVLAILLASCAVAAAASFDKEFDITWGDGRGKILNNGQLLTLGLDKTSGSGFQSKHEYLFGKIDMQLKLVAGNSAGTVTAYYLSSMGATHDEIDFEFLGNETGEPYTLHTNVFTQGQGQREQQFRLWFDPTKDFHTYSILWNPKHIILMVDDMPIRDFRNLEGKGIAFPKNQPMRLYSSLWNADDWATQGGRVKTDWSHAPFSASYRAFKADACVIVAGGRTRCGASIGKEAAPGGTAGAGAGEWYNQELDLTRQQRMRWVQSNYMIYNYCTDPKRVAQGLPAECSM